From one Dermacentor andersoni chromosome 1, qqDerAnde1_hic_scaffold, whole genome shotgun sequence genomic stretch:
- the LOC126543356 gene encoding uncharacterized protein yields MTDNEMLLFSLLLASHGATGLRGYRLFKGSLGSGISQRLGGGGGGGLSMGSLSSFGGFGHTGGGFGGGGFSTGSFGGSGVGGGNFGGGKRNQVYIVEYVRSNQKGHSSGFGKSAGGGFGSGPIYIIQQISGGGGGGFGGGGFGAGWKPGAMGGFSGSGWKATGGGGWKATGGSGGVWNMGGGFGGGWKPAGGGLGGGWKAGGGGGGVTDTYVVITSKTSGGGGGGWW; encoded by the exons ATGACAGACAATGAGATG TTGCTTTTCTCCCTACTATTGGCAAGTCACGGAGCCACTGGTCTCCGCGGCTACCGGCTCTTCAAGGGCTCTCTGGGCAGCGGTATCAGTCAGCgtctcggcggcggcggcggcggcggcttgaGCATGGGAAGTTTGAGCAGCTTCGGAGGATTCGGACACACCGGTGGCGGCTTTGGCGGAGGTGGATTCAGTACAGGCAGCTTCGGTGGAAGCGGCGTGGGTGGTGGAAACTTCGGAGGTGGAAAGCGCAACCAAGTCTACATTGTCGAATATGTTCGAAGCAATCAGAAG GGTCACAGTTCTGGCTTCGGCAAGTCGGCAGGAGGGGGCTTTGGCTCGGGGCCCATCTACATCATCCAGCAGATTAGCGGGGGTGGTGGCGGCGGTTTCGGAGGTGGCGGTTTCGGCGCAGGTTGGAAGCCCGGAGCTATGGGTGGATTCAGTGGTAGTGGATGGAAAGCCACTGGCGGTGGCGGGTGGAAGGCAACTGGAGGCTCCGGTGGCGTGTGGAACATGGGAGGTGGCTTCGGCGGCGGCTGGAAACCGGCAGGTGGTGGGCTAGGAGGCGGATGGAAGGCAGGAGGTGGCGGTGGAGGTGTCACTGACACCTACGTAGTGATCACCAGCAAAACCagtggtggtggaggtggtggctGGTGGTGA